In Desulfuromonas acetoxidans DSM 684, one genomic interval encodes:
- a CDS encoding aminotransferase class I/II-fold pyridoxal phosphate-dependent enzyme: MRNNIVHIGAGELTYEIRAIVEIAETLGKLGIKTNMENIGDPIAKGEKIPDWMKQIVADLAMKDCSYGYCATKGILDTREFLAEMTNKRGKAQISSEDIIFFNGLGDAIQKVYGFLKREARVIGPSPTYSNHSSGEAAHAGQDPVSYRLDPDNNLDPDLDDLRQSVKYNRRSAACDYHPENRMCSNTSESVKLSSARF, encoded by the coding sequence ATGAGAAACAACATTGTCCACATCGGTGCCGGAGAACTGACGTATGAGATCCGGGCAATTGTCGAAATCGCCGAAACCCTCGGCAAACTTGGCATCAAGACCAATATGGAAAACATTGGCGACCCGATTGCCAAAGGTGAAAAAATCCCCGACTGGATGAAACAGATCGTTGCCGACCTGGCAATGAAAGACTGTTCTTATGGCTATTGCGCGACAAAGGGGATTCTCGATACGCGCGAATTTCTCGCCGAAATGACCAACAAGCGCGGCAAGGCCCAGATCTCTTCGGAAGATATCATTTTCTTCAATGGCCTCGGTGATGCCATTCAGAAGGTTTACGGCTTCCTTAAACGTGAAGCCCGGGTCATCGGTCCCTCTCCGACCTATTCAAACCACTCCTCCGGCGAGGCAGCTCATGCTGGACAGGACCCAGTCTCCTATCGACTCGATCCGGATAACAACTTGGATCCGGATCTGGATGATTTGCGCCAGTCCGTCAAATACAATCGGAGATCTGCGGCCTGTGATTATCATCCGGAAAACCGAATGTGCAGCAATACGAGCGAATCCGTAAAATTATCAAGTGCCAGATTTA